One Bombus fervidus isolate BK054 chromosome 5, iyBomFerv1, whole genome shotgun sequence DNA window includes the following coding sequences:
- the Hn gene encoding phenylalanine hydroxylase isoform X2 has protein sequence MYAKAIPKSRSMSQNDASDSPILDKPTLIHGGNYIKEGKDSAKSTCLIFSPKEEDSVGALSKYLKLFAEHKVNLSHIESRSSLRRTDMYEFMVECVPGGDLGTVIEKLREQCSYFSIISRNHKDNMGTVPWFPRRIRDLDKFANQILSYGAELDSDHPGFTDPVYRQRRKYFADLAFNYKYGQSIPRVEYTKEEIETWGVIFRNLTKLYPKYACKEHNHVFPLLIENCGYREDNIPQLEDISNFLKDCTGFTLRPVAGLLSSRDFLAGLAFRVFHCTQYIRHASKPLYTPEPDICHEVLGHVPLFADPSFAQFCQVVGLASLGSPDEYIEKLATCFWFTVEYGLCQQNGELKAYGAGLLSSFGELEYCLSDKPELRPFEPAKTALQKYPITEYQPVYYVAENFEDAKQKMIKFTESIPRKFGVRYDPYTQSISIIDSKHQIEDLVHNVNQEVQILMDALRKLRQ, from the exons ATGTACGCGAAAGCTATACCAAAATCTCGATCGATGTCTCAAAATGACGCGTCCGATTCTCCAATTCTTGACAAG CCTACGCTGATACACGGAGGAAATTATATCAAAGAAGGCAAGGACTCGGCAAAGAGCACCTGCCTGATCTTTTCACCCAAAGAAGAGGATTCTGTCGGAGCGTTGAGCAAATATCTTAAACTTTTCGCT GAACATAAGGTTAATCTGTCGCATATAGAATCCAGAAGCTCCCTTCGTCGAACGGATATGTACGAGTTTATGGTGGAATGCGTACCTGGCGGGGACCTTGGAACAGTGATTGAAAAACTGCGAGAACAATGCAGCTACTTCTCGATCATTTCTAG aaatcacAAAGACAACATGGGAACTGTACCATGGTTTCCAAGAAGAATCAGAGATCTGGACAAGTTTGCCAATCAAATTCTCTCGTACGGTGCGGAATTGGATAGCGATCATCCTGGGTTCACGGATCCTGTTTATCGACAAAGGCGCAAATACTTTGCAGATTTGGCGTTCAATTACAAATA CGGTCAATCGATACCAAGGGTGGAGTATACcaaagaagaaatcgaaaCATGGggtgtaatttttagaaactTAACGAAGCTTTATCCAAAGTATGCCTGCAAGGAACATAATCACGTGTTTCCTTTGCTAATCGAAAACTGTGGCTACAGAGAGGACAATATTCCACAATTGGAGGACATATCAAACTTTTTGAAAG ATTGCACCGGTTTCACTCTTCGACCTGTGGCTGGCCTTCTATCTTCGCGCGACTTCTTAGCTGGTCTGGCCTTCAGAGTATTTCACTGCACGCAGTACATCAGGCACGCTAGTAAACCATTGTACACGCCTGAACCTGATATCTGTCACGAAGTACTGGGTCACGTTCCCTTGTTCGCTGATCCGTCATTCGCACAATTTTGTCAAGTCGTTGGCTTGGCGTCTCTCGGATCTCCTGACGAGTACATCGAAAAATTAGCTACG TGCTTCTGGTTCACGGTTGAGTACGGTCTGTGCCAACAAAACGGAGAACTAAAGGCATACGGTGCTGGATTGCTTTCATCTTTCGGCGAACTCGAGTATTGTTTGAGCGACAAACCAGAATTGCGTCCTTTCGAACCAGCAAAGACAGCGTTGCAAAAGTATCCGATAACCGAGTACCAGCCTGTCTATTACGTTGCCGAGAATTTCGAGGACGCCAAACAGAAAATGAT TAAATTCACAGAGAGTATACCGAGGAAGTTTGGAGTGAGATACGACCCGTACACCCAGAGCATCAGCATCATCGACAGCAAGCATCAAATCGAGGATCTTGTGCACAACGTGAATCAAGAAGTGCAAATTTTGATGGACGCTTTAAGAAAACTGAGGCAATAG
- the Hn gene encoding phenylalanine hydroxylase isoform X1 → MVHEEKTLPPFTCKNHAEVLLTMHDPTLIHGGNYIKEGKDSAKSTCLIFSPKEEDSVGALSKYLKLFAEHKVNLSHIESRSSLRRTDMYEFMVECVPGGDLGTVIEKLREQCSYFSIISRNHKDNMGTVPWFPRRIRDLDKFANQILSYGAELDSDHPGFTDPVYRQRRKYFADLAFNYKYGQSIPRVEYTKEEIETWGVIFRNLTKLYPKYACKEHNHVFPLLIENCGYREDNIPQLEDISNFLKDCTGFTLRPVAGLLSSRDFLAGLAFRVFHCTQYIRHASKPLYTPEPDICHEVLGHVPLFADPSFAQFCQVVGLASLGSPDEYIEKLATCFWFTVEYGLCQQNGELKAYGAGLLSSFGELEYCLSDKPELRPFEPAKTALQKYPITEYQPVYYVAENFEDAKQKMIKFTESIPRKFGVRYDPYTQSISIIDSKHQIEDLVHNVNQEVQILMDALRKLRQ, encoded by the exons ATGGTTCACGAGGAAAAAACTTTACCTCCGTTCACCTGCAAGAACCATGCTGAAGTCTTGCTAACGATGCACGAT CCTACGCTGATACACGGAGGAAATTATATCAAAGAAGGCAAGGACTCGGCAAAGAGCACCTGCCTGATCTTTTCACCCAAAGAAGAGGATTCTGTCGGAGCGTTGAGCAAATATCTTAAACTTTTCGCT GAACATAAGGTTAATCTGTCGCATATAGAATCCAGAAGCTCCCTTCGTCGAACGGATATGTACGAGTTTATGGTGGAATGCGTACCTGGCGGGGACCTTGGAACAGTGATTGAAAAACTGCGAGAACAATGCAGCTACTTCTCGATCATTTCTAG aaatcacAAAGACAACATGGGAACTGTACCATGGTTTCCAAGAAGAATCAGAGATCTGGACAAGTTTGCCAATCAAATTCTCTCGTACGGTGCGGAATTGGATAGCGATCATCCTGGGTTCACGGATCCTGTTTATCGACAAAGGCGCAAATACTTTGCAGATTTGGCGTTCAATTACAAATA CGGTCAATCGATACCAAGGGTGGAGTATACcaaagaagaaatcgaaaCATGGggtgtaatttttagaaactTAACGAAGCTTTATCCAAAGTATGCCTGCAAGGAACATAATCACGTGTTTCCTTTGCTAATCGAAAACTGTGGCTACAGAGAGGACAATATTCCACAATTGGAGGACATATCAAACTTTTTGAAAG ATTGCACCGGTTTCACTCTTCGACCTGTGGCTGGCCTTCTATCTTCGCGCGACTTCTTAGCTGGTCTGGCCTTCAGAGTATTTCACTGCACGCAGTACATCAGGCACGCTAGTAAACCATTGTACACGCCTGAACCTGATATCTGTCACGAAGTACTGGGTCACGTTCCCTTGTTCGCTGATCCGTCATTCGCACAATTTTGTCAAGTCGTTGGCTTGGCGTCTCTCGGATCTCCTGACGAGTACATCGAAAAATTAGCTACG TGCTTCTGGTTCACGGTTGAGTACGGTCTGTGCCAACAAAACGGAGAACTAAAGGCATACGGTGCTGGATTGCTTTCATCTTTCGGCGAACTCGAGTATTGTTTGAGCGACAAACCAGAATTGCGTCCTTTCGAACCAGCAAAGACAGCGTTGCAAAAGTATCCGATAACCGAGTACCAGCCTGTCTATTACGTTGCCGAGAATTTCGAGGACGCCAAACAGAAAATGAT TAAATTCACAGAGAGTATACCGAGGAAGTTTGGAGTGAGATACGACCCGTACACCCAGAGCATCAGCATCATCGACAGCAAGCATCAAATCGAGGATCTTGTGCACAACGTGAATCAAGAAGTGCAAATTTTGATGGACGCTTTAAGAAAACTGAGGCAATAG
- the Clk gene encoding circadian locomoter output cycles kaput protein Clock isoform X3: MASYSRGRSSRQSDDTMDDDVDEKDDTKRKSRNLSEKKRRDQFNMLVNELGSMVSSNTRKMDKSTVLKSTILFLKNHNEIAVRSRVHEIQEDWKPSFLSNEEFTHLILEALDGFIMVFSSSGRIYYVSESVTSLLGYLPNELENTTIYDITYQEDQSPLYNVLLNPAITKDQRNIKQEEKISFSCHIKRGGINVQENPIYELVQFVGYFRSDVDTDADNLLPNTKFSNTTGMDTKLVFVGTGRLQTPQLIRELSVMDNTKSEFTSRHSLEWKFLFLDHRAPPIIGYLPFEVLGTSGYDYYHVDDLDKVVTCHESLMQKGEGTSCYYRFLTKGQQWIWLQTRFYITYNQWNSKPEFIVCTHYVVSYIDVIKELRKESESFNKEQSQDVLMPVEQQVTTSCPVPPTQWPAKSSKTSKSIASNTRPRHHVESSDSSSMSASMQSSPHSQITHVSRSKGASANSSVPSKTQMPQIDNRQQQQQQQQQQQQQQQSQQQSLLEVDQSCINFMEQAQYTTVNLQPVVSTGFVTPAAPIISTLPTHEMLHQQDIVMTPAQNQIQDELQRKHEELQQLIVHQQEELRRVSEQLFIARYGILSPLLNTGMPYNTANTCQQMNRCNTNNSNVQLPTSSNVQGVNVLPLPITVPVPIVPTELFSHPLTVSPVPTMSTTAQGNVGTMIQTQQQQHQQLQHQQQQSQQQAPTRQNGNPPDLVPFQMCPHQADILYNEIEPSANQQQRSSQN; encoded by the exons ATGGCGAGTTATTCACGAGGGCGATCCTCCAGACAATCCGA TGATACGATGGACGATGACGTTGACGAGAAGGATGACACGAAACG AAAATCACGAAATCTGAGCGAAAAGAAACGGAGAGATCAGTTCAATATGCTCGTGAACGAACTAGGCAGCATGGTCAGCTCGAATACGAGGAAAATGGATAAATCCACAGTACTGAAGTCcaccattttatttttaaaaaatcacaaCG AAATAGCTGTCAGATCGAGGGTACACGAGATTCAAGAAGATTGGAAACCGTCGTTCCTGTCCAACGAAGAATTTACTCATCTGATATTAGAG GCTCTGGACGGTTTTATAATGGTATTTTCTTCAAGCGGGCGCATTTATTATGTGTCTGAAAGCGTCACGTCTCTTCTCGGGTATCTTCCGAACGAACTGGAGAACACGACGATCTACGACATCACTTATCAAGAGGATCAATCTCCTCTCTACAACGTACTTCTGAATCCTGCGATCACAAAAGACCAACGAAACATTAAACAGG AGGAGAAAATATCCTTTTCGTGTCACATCAAAAGAGGAGGCATAAATGTTCAAGAAAATCCAATATACGAGCTTGTGCAATTTGTCGGATATTTTc GTTCTGACGTCGATACAGACGCGGATAACTTGCTTCCGAACACGAAATTCAGCAATACTACTGGAATGGATACGAA ATTAGTTTTCGTGGGTACAGGACGCCTCCAGACGCCACAGTTGATCCGCGAATTATCGGTAATGGATAACACAAAATCGGAATTCACTTCGCGACATAGCCTCGAGTGGAAATTCCTATTTCTGGATCATCGAGCGCCGCCTATTATCGGATATTTGCCATTCGAAGTGTTAGGCACGTCTGGATACGATTATTATCACGTGGACGACTTGGACAAGGTGGTTACTTGCCACGAATCAC TGATGCAGAAGGGTGAAGGAACCTCCTGTTACTACAGATTCCTCACGAAGGGGCAACAATGGATATGGTTGCAAACTAGATTTTATATCACGTACAATCAGTGGAATTCGAAGCCAGAATTTATCGTCTGTACGCATTACGTTGTCAGTTACATCGACGTGATCAAGGAATTGCGTAAGGAGTCGGAAAGTTTTAACAAGGAGCAGAGTCAGGATGTTCTGATGCCAGTGGAACAGCAG GTGACCACGTCTTGTCCAGTTCCTCCGACACAATGGCCAGCGAAATCGTCGAAAACGTCGAAATCGATAGCATCGAACACACGGCCGCGACATCACGTGGAGAGCTCCGATAGTTCGTCGATGTCGGCGTCTATGCAAAGCTCGCCGCATTCGCAGATAACGCACGTTTCACGATCGAAAGGCGCCTCGGCGAACAGCTCTGTGCCGTCGAAAACTCAAATGCCACAAATCGATAACAGacaacagcagcaacaacagcagcagcagcagcagcagcagcaacagtcGCAACAACAATCTTTGTTAGAGGTTGATCAAAGCTGCATCAACTTTATGGAACAAGCGCAGTACACGACCGTTAATTTGCAACCTGTGGTTAGCACAGGCTTCGTAACTCCTGCCGCGCCAATTATATCCACATTGCCAACGCACGAG ATGTTACATCAGCAAGATATCGTGATGACACCAGCACAGAATCAAATTCAAGACGAGCTGCAACGGAAACACGAAGAACTGCAACAATTAATAGTGCATCAGCAAGAAGAATTACGAAGAGTGTCGGAACAGTTGTTCATCGCTAGATACGGTATTTTATCGCCGTTGCTCAAT ACGGGCATGCCGTACAATACTGCGAATACGTGTCAACAGATGAATAGGTGCAATACGAACAATTCGAACGTTCAGTTGCCAACGTCCAGCAACGTTCAAGGAGTAAACGTTCTTCCTTTACCGATTACCGTTCCAGTGCCAATCGTGCCTACAGAGTTGTTCTCTCATCCATTGACAGTCAGTCCAGTGCCAACGATGTCAACTACAGCGCAAGGTAACGTAGGTACGATGATCCAAacgcaacagcagcagcaccAGCAGCTGCAACATCAGCAGCAACAGTCTCAACAGCAAGCACCAACGCGACAAAATGGCAACCCACCGGATCTCGTGCCTTTCCAAATGTGTCCACATCAAGCGGATATACTGTATAACGAGATAGAGCCATCCGCGAATCAACAACAGAGATCGTcgcaaaattga
- the Clk gene encoding circadian locomoter output cycles kaput protein Clock isoform X2 — protein MASYSRGRSSRQSDFLSSDTMDDDVDEKDDTKRKSRNLSEKKRRDQFNMLVNELGSMVSSNTRKMDKSTVLKSTILFLKNHNAVRSRVHEIQEDWKPSFLSNEEFTHLILEALDGFIMVFSSSGRIYYVSESVTSLLGYLPNELENTTIYDITYQEDQSPLYNVLLNPAITKDQRNIKQEEKISFSCHIKRGGINVQENPIYELVQFVGYFRSDVDTDADNLLPNTKFSNTTGMDTKLVFVGTGRLQTPQLIRELSVMDNTKSEFTSRHSLEWKFLFLDHRAPPIIGYLPFEVLGTSGYDYYHVDDLDKVVTCHESLMQKGEGTSCYYRFLTKGQQWIWLQTRFYITYNQWNSKPEFIVCTHYVVSYIDVIKELRKESESFNKEQSQDVLMPVEQQVTTSCPVPPTQWPAKSSKTSKSIASNTRPRHHVESSDSSSMSASMQSSPHSQITHVSRSKGASANSSVPSKTQMPQIDNRQQQQQQQQQQQQQQQSQQQSLLEVDQSCINFMEQAQYTTVNLQPVVSTGFVTPAAPIISTLPTHEMLHQQDIVMTPAQNQIQDELQRKHEELQQLIVHQQEELRRVSEQLFIARYGILSPLLNTGMPYNTANTCQQMNRCNTNNSNVQLPTSSNVQGVNVLPLPITVPVPIVPTELFSHPLTVSPVPTMSTTAQGNVGTMIQTQQQQHQQLQHQQQQSQQQAPTRQNGNPPDLVPFQMCPHQADILYNEIEPSANQQQRSSQN, from the exons ATGGCGAGTTATTCACGAGGGCGATCCTCCAGACAATCCGA CTTCCTGTCCAGTGATACGATGGACGATGACGTTGACGAGAAGGATGACACGAAACG AAAATCACGAAATCTGAGCGAAAAGAAACGGAGAGATCAGTTCAATATGCTCGTGAACGAACTAGGCAGCATGGTCAGCTCGAATACGAGGAAAATGGATAAATCCACAGTACTGAAGTCcaccattttatttttaaaaaatcacaaCG CTGTCAGATCGAGGGTACACGAGATTCAAGAAGATTGGAAACCGTCGTTCCTGTCCAACGAAGAATTTACTCATCTGATATTAGAG GCTCTGGACGGTTTTATAATGGTATTTTCTTCAAGCGGGCGCATTTATTATGTGTCTGAAAGCGTCACGTCTCTTCTCGGGTATCTTCCGAACGAACTGGAGAACACGACGATCTACGACATCACTTATCAAGAGGATCAATCTCCTCTCTACAACGTACTTCTGAATCCTGCGATCACAAAAGACCAACGAAACATTAAACAGG AGGAGAAAATATCCTTTTCGTGTCACATCAAAAGAGGAGGCATAAATGTTCAAGAAAATCCAATATACGAGCTTGTGCAATTTGTCGGATATTTTc GTTCTGACGTCGATACAGACGCGGATAACTTGCTTCCGAACACGAAATTCAGCAATACTACTGGAATGGATACGAA ATTAGTTTTCGTGGGTACAGGACGCCTCCAGACGCCACAGTTGATCCGCGAATTATCGGTAATGGATAACACAAAATCGGAATTCACTTCGCGACATAGCCTCGAGTGGAAATTCCTATTTCTGGATCATCGAGCGCCGCCTATTATCGGATATTTGCCATTCGAAGTGTTAGGCACGTCTGGATACGATTATTATCACGTGGACGACTTGGACAAGGTGGTTACTTGCCACGAATCAC TGATGCAGAAGGGTGAAGGAACCTCCTGTTACTACAGATTCCTCACGAAGGGGCAACAATGGATATGGTTGCAAACTAGATTTTATATCACGTACAATCAGTGGAATTCGAAGCCAGAATTTATCGTCTGTACGCATTACGTTGTCAGTTACATCGACGTGATCAAGGAATTGCGTAAGGAGTCGGAAAGTTTTAACAAGGAGCAGAGTCAGGATGTTCTGATGCCAGTGGAACAGCAG GTGACCACGTCTTGTCCAGTTCCTCCGACACAATGGCCAGCGAAATCGTCGAAAACGTCGAAATCGATAGCATCGAACACACGGCCGCGACATCACGTGGAGAGCTCCGATAGTTCGTCGATGTCGGCGTCTATGCAAAGCTCGCCGCATTCGCAGATAACGCACGTTTCACGATCGAAAGGCGCCTCGGCGAACAGCTCTGTGCCGTCGAAAACTCAAATGCCACAAATCGATAACAGacaacagcagcaacaacagcagcagcagcagcagcagcagcaacagtcGCAACAACAATCTTTGTTAGAGGTTGATCAAAGCTGCATCAACTTTATGGAACAAGCGCAGTACACGACCGTTAATTTGCAACCTGTGGTTAGCACAGGCTTCGTAACTCCTGCCGCGCCAATTATATCCACATTGCCAACGCACGAG ATGTTACATCAGCAAGATATCGTGATGACACCAGCACAGAATCAAATTCAAGACGAGCTGCAACGGAAACACGAAGAACTGCAACAATTAATAGTGCATCAGCAAGAAGAATTACGAAGAGTGTCGGAACAGTTGTTCATCGCTAGATACGGTATTTTATCGCCGTTGCTCAAT ACGGGCATGCCGTACAATACTGCGAATACGTGTCAACAGATGAATAGGTGCAATACGAACAATTCGAACGTTCAGTTGCCAACGTCCAGCAACGTTCAAGGAGTAAACGTTCTTCCTTTACCGATTACCGTTCCAGTGCCAATCGTGCCTACAGAGTTGTTCTCTCATCCATTGACAGTCAGTCCAGTGCCAACGATGTCAACTACAGCGCAAGGTAACGTAGGTACGATGATCCAAacgcaacagcagcagcaccAGCAGCTGCAACATCAGCAGCAACAGTCTCAACAGCAAGCACCAACGCGACAAAATGGCAACCCACCGGATCTCGTGCCTTTCCAAATGTGTCCACATCAAGCGGATATACTGTATAACGAGATAGAGCCATCCGCGAATCAACAACAGAGATCGTcgcaaaattga
- the Clk gene encoding circadian locomoter output cycles kaput protein Clock isoform X1 gives MASYSRGRSSRQSDFLSSDTMDDDVDEKDDTKRKSRNLSEKKRRDQFNMLVNELGSMVSSNTRKMDKSTVLKSTILFLKNHNEIAVRSRVHEIQEDWKPSFLSNEEFTHLILEALDGFIMVFSSSGRIYYVSESVTSLLGYLPNELENTTIYDITYQEDQSPLYNVLLNPAITKDQRNIKQEEKISFSCHIKRGGINVQENPIYELVQFVGYFRSDVDTDADNLLPNTKFSNTTGMDTKLVFVGTGRLQTPQLIRELSVMDNTKSEFTSRHSLEWKFLFLDHRAPPIIGYLPFEVLGTSGYDYYHVDDLDKVVTCHESLMQKGEGTSCYYRFLTKGQQWIWLQTRFYITYNQWNSKPEFIVCTHYVVSYIDVIKELRKESESFNKEQSQDVLMPVEQQVTTSCPVPPTQWPAKSSKTSKSIASNTRPRHHVESSDSSSMSASMQSSPHSQITHVSRSKGASANSSVPSKTQMPQIDNRQQQQQQQQQQQQQQQSQQQSLLEVDQSCINFMEQAQYTTVNLQPVVSTGFVTPAAPIISTLPTHEMLHQQDIVMTPAQNQIQDELQRKHEELQQLIVHQQEELRRVSEQLFIARYGILSPLLNTGMPYNTANTCQQMNRCNTNNSNVQLPTSSNVQGVNVLPLPITVPVPIVPTELFSHPLTVSPVPTMSTTAQGNVGTMIQTQQQQHQQLQHQQQQSQQQAPTRQNGNPPDLVPFQMCPHQADILYNEIEPSANQQQRSSQN, from the exons ATGGCGAGTTATTCACGAGGGCGATCCTCCAGACAATCCGA CTTCCTGTCCAGTGATACGATGGACGATGACGTTGACGAGAAGGATGACACGAAACG AAAATCACGAAATCTGAGCGAAAAGAAACGGAGAGATCAGTTCAATATGCTCGTGAACGAACTAGGCAGCATGGTCAGCTCGAATACGAGGAAAATGGATAAATCCACAGTACTGAAGTCcaccattttatttttaaaaaatcacaaCG AAATAGCTGTCAGATCGAGGGTACACGAGATTCAAGAAGATTGGAAACCGTCGTTCCTGTCCAACGAAGAATTTACTCATCTGATATTAGAG GCTCTGGACGGTTTTATAATGGTATTTTCTTCAAGCGGGCGCATTTATTATGTGTCTGAAAGCGTCACGTCTCTTCTCGGGTATCTTCCGAACGAACTGGAGAACACGACGATCTACGACATCACTTATCAAGAGGATCAATCTCCTCTCTACAACGTACTTCTGAATCCTGCGATCACAAAAGACCAACGAAACATTAAACAGG AGGAGAAAATATCCTTTTCGTGTCACATCAAAAGAGGAGGCATAAATGTTCAAGAAAATCCAATATACGAGCTTGTGCAATTTGTCGGATATTTTc GTTCTGACGTCGATACAGACGCGGATAACTTGCTTCCGAACACGAAATTCAGCAATACTACTGGAATGGATACGAA ATTAGTTTTCGTGGGTACAGGACGCCTCCAGACGCCACAGTTGATCCGCGAATTATCGGTAATGGATAACACAAAATCGGAATTCACTTCGCGACATAGCCTCGAGTGGAAATTCCTATTTCTGGATCATCGAGCGCCGCCTATTATCGGATATTTGCCATTCGAAGTGTTAGGCACGTCTGGATACGATTATTATCACGTGGACGACTTGGACAAGGTGGTTACTTGCCACGAATCAC TGATGCAGAAGGGTGAAGGAACCTCCTGTTACTACAGATTCCTCACGAAGGGGCAACAATGGATATGGTTGCAAACTAGATTTTATATCACGTACAATCAGTGGAATTCGAAGCCAGAATTTATCGTCTGTACGCATTACGTTGTCAGTTACATCGACGTGATCAAGGAATTGCGTAAGGAGTCGGAAAGTTTTAACAAGGAGCAGAGTCAGGATGTTCTGATGCCAGTGGAACAGCAG GTGACCACGTCTTGTCCAGTTCCTCCGACACAATGGCCAGCGAAATCGTCGAAAACGTCGAAATCGATAGCATCGAACACACGGCCGCGACATCACGTGGAGAGCTCCGATAGTTCGTCGATGTCGGCGTCTATGCAAAGCTCGCCGCATTCGCAGATAACGCACGTTTCACGATCGAAAGGCGCCTCGGCGAACAGCTCTGTGCCGTCGAAAACTCAAATGCCACAAATCGATAACAGacaacagcagcaacaacagcagcagcagcagcagcagcagcaacagtcGCAACAACAATCTTTGTTAGAGGTTGATCAAAGCTGCATCAACTTTATGGAACAAGCGCAGTACACGACCGTTAATTTGCAACCTGTGGTTAGCACAGGCTTCGTAACTCCTGCCGCGCCAATTATATCCACATTGCCAACGCACGAG ATGTTACATCAGCAAGATATCGTGATGACACCAGCACAGAATCAAATTCAAGACGAGCTGCAACGGAAACACGAAGAACTGCAACAATTAATAGTGCATCAGCAAGAAGAATTACGAAGAGTGTCGGAACAGTTGTTCATCGCTAGATACGGTATTTTATCGCCGTTGCTCAAT ACGGGCATGCCGTACAATACTGCGAATACGTGTCAACAGATGAATAGGTGCAATACGAACAATTCGAACGTTCAGTTGCCAACGTCCAGCAACGTTCAAGGAGTAAACGTTCTTCCTTTACCGATTACCGTTCCAGTGCCAATCGTGCCTACAGAGTTGTTCTCTCATCCATTGACAGTCAGTCCAGTGCCAACGATGTCAACTACAGCGCAAGGTAACGTAGGTACGATGATCCAAacgcaacagcagcagcaccAGCAGCTGCAACATCAGCAGCAACAGTCTCAACAGCAAGCACCAACGCGACAAAATGGCAACCCACCGGATCTCGTGCCTTTCCAAATGTGTCCACATCAAGCGGATATACTGTATAACGAGATAGAGCCATCCGCGAATCAACAACAGAGATCGTcgcaaaattga